A genomic segment from Ornithorhynchus anatinus isolate Pmale09 chromosome 16, mOrnAna1.pri.v4, whole genome shotgun sequence encodes:
- the LZTS2 gene encoding leucine zipper putative tumor suppressor 2 produces MAIVQTLPVPLEPTAEAAAIQLPRPGSTRSPTMGSVSSLISGRPCHERPARPSELGPGWSGALVPPTRHRGAPGPGFFRQQDGLLRAGHGTQEPRGPGMPSKKPCGAGAGVGGASSGYAYVNEDFRGDSPPSPCSDPEDVREQRARSAHLRGPPPKLIPVSGRLEKNVEKMLIRPTAFKPVMPKSRGGLSLSGFLGPRVAGPGGPGLSGSQGSLTQLFGGPVSSVSSASSSSASDKPPSLSGRGSRSPSGTLSDSGRNSLSSLPTCSTGAEPATGSPGGPFVPDAPVAGGLPGPVGAGYRGVPHSDSGRSSSSKSTGSLGGRAGGGARASSDSGSCGELSPPPGPPPAPDPEEVLLLGTLEEKLREREAELRLLRDSLDENEAAACQLYEEKQRRWAREQEELREGCAQHVRQAAQKTQHAQQVLQLQVFQLQQEKRQLQDDFAQLLQEREQLERRCASFEREQSELAPRLEETKWEVCQKSGEISLLKQQLKESQAELAQRGGELVELRAQLRAARAELRSSEGRVRGLQEAARTKAQELEVCANELQRKKNEAALLREKAGQLDLEVAGLRGGGPAGVPDPADPFLLAESDEVKAQRAAAAGGVAELRAQVERLRAELWRERRRGEEQRGGFEGERLAWQGEKEQVIRYQKQLQHNYVQMFRRNRQLEQELRRLSLELEARELADCGLVDPPAPCIQLEEITATEI; encoded by the exons ATGGCGATTGTCCAGACGCTGCCAGTGCCCCTGGAGCCCACCGCTGAGGCCGCTGCCATCCAGCTGCCGCGCCCCGGCTCCACCCGCTCGCCCACCATGGGCAGCGTCAGCAGCCTCATCTCTGGCCGGCCGTGCCACGAGCGGCCCGCTCGGCCCTCGGAGCTGGGGCCTGGCTGGTCGGGAGCCCTCGTGCCACCAACCCGCCACCGGGGCGCCCCCGGCCCTGGCTTCTTCCGCCAGCAGGATGGGCTGCTGCGGGCGGGTCATGGGACACAGGAGCCCCGGGGCCCTGGGATGCCCAGCAAGAAGCCctgcggggccggagccggggtcgGAGGAGCCAGCTCTGGCTATGCCTACGTGAATGAGGACTTTCGAGGAGACTCGCCCCCCAGCCCCTGCAGCGATCCCGAGGACGTCCGTGAGCAGCGGGCCCGGAGCGCCCACCTCCGGGGACCACCCCCCAAACTCATCCCTGTGTCTGGGAGACTGGAGAAG AACGTGGAGAAGATGCTGATCCGGCCAACGGCCTTCAAGCCCGTGATGCCCAAGAGTCGGGGAGGCCTGTCTCTGTCGGGCTTCCTGGGTCCTCGGgtcgcggggccgggagggccagGACTGTCCGGGAGCCAGGGCAGCCTGACCCAGCTATTTGGGGGTCCGGTTTCCTCGGTTTCGTCGGCTTCGTCGTCCTCGGCCTCCGACAAGCCCCCATCCTTGAGCGGCCGGGGCAGCAGAAGCCCCTCGGGGACGCTGTCTGACTCGGGCCGGAactccctctccagcctccccACCTGCAGCACCGGGGCCGAGCCGGCCACCGGCTCCCCGGGGGGACCCTTCGTCCCCGACGCCCCGGTGGCCGGGGGGCTGCCGGGACCAGTCGGGGCCGGCTACCGGGGGGTCCCCCATTCGGACAGCGGCCGTTCCTCGTCCAGCAAGAGCACCGGGTCtcttggggggcgggcgggcgggggggcccgggcgTCGTCGGACAGCGGCTCCTGTGGAGAactgtccccgccccccggcccgccccccgcaccCGACCCCGAGGAGGTTCTGCTGCTGGGGACCCTAGAGGAGAAGCTGAGGGAACGCGAGGCCGAGCTGAGACTGCTGCGGGACAGCTTGGATGAGAACGAGGCTGCCGCCTGCCAG CtgtatgaagagaagcagcgccggTGGGCgcgggagcaggaggagctgCGGGAGGGCTGCGCCCAGCATGTGCGCCAGGCGGCCCAGAAGACCCAGCATGCCCAGCAGGTCCTGCAGCTGCAGGTGTTCCAGCTGCAGCAGGAGAAGCGGCAGCTGCAGGATGACTTCGCCCAGCTGCTGCAGGAGCGGGAGCAGCTAGAGCGGCGCTGTGCCTCCTTTGAGCGCGAGCAGAGCGAGCTGGCGCCCCGGCTGGAAGAGACCAAGTGGGAG GTGTGCCAGAAGAGCGGGGAGATCTCCCTGCTGAAGCAGCAGCTGAAAGAATCGCAGGCAGAGCTGGCCCAGCGGGGCGGGGAGCTGGTGGAGCTGCGGGCCCAGCTGCGGGCGGCACGGGCGGAGCTGCGGAGCAGCGAGGGACGGGTGAGGGGGCTGCAGGAGGCCGCACGCACCAAGGCACAGGAGCTGGAGGTCTGCGCCAACGAGCTGCAGCGCAAGAAGAATGAGGCGGCTCTGCTGCGGGAGAAAGCCGGGCAGCTGGACCTGGAGGTGGccggcctgaggggagggggcccggccggggtgcCGGACCCCGCCGACCCCTTCCTCCTAGCTGAAAGCGACGAGGTCAAAGCccagcgggcggcggcggccgggggtgTGGCGGAACTGCGGGCCCAAGTGGAGCGGCTGCGGGCGGAGCTGtggcgggagcggcggcggggcgaggagcagcggggcggattcgagggggagaggctggcctGGCAGGGTGAGAAGGAGCAGGTGATCCGCTACCAGAAGCAGCTGCAGCACAATTACGTCCAGATGTTCCGGCGCAACCGgcagctggagcaggagctgcGGCGTCTCAGTCTGGAGCTGGAGGCCCGAGAGCTGGCCGACTGTGGGCTGGTCGACCCGCCCGCCCCCTGCATCCAGCTGGAGGAGATCACTGCCACCGAGATCTGA